One genomic window of Punica granatum isolate Tunisia-2019 chromosome 1, ASM765513v2, whole genome shotgun sequence includes the following:
- the LOC116204163 gene encoding mucin-7-like: MADEVQHVIPKEADPPMLVQSQPMVTQMPPPTIPAGMQAAYSGASSAYLSASAGVPSMHSGVPSPPPTNVPPATQATPPTLDATRVAALEGNVTALQNTVDLMVTNMSELLILLKGPNHASSSSILPSAHGSTVNPTPWVPSTQVSEGDIMVIPTPTDNPAPAPPSTHVPAVHPVNTSILLSAVPVAASLPPMTIQTGANCIPATSNAPADPGRNIHCSSADGFPDVECPRSYSKFRTFSIPSTTIPHQPPVPSPTTHKYSSI; the protein is encoded by the coding sequence ATGGCCGATGAAGTTCAGCACGTAATTCCCAAGGAGGCCGATCCACCAATGCTAGTCCAGTCCCAACCAATGGTAACCCAAATGCCACCACCAACGATCCCTGCTGGAATGCAGGCGGCCTACTCAGGCGCATCCTCAGCCTATCTTTCGGCCTCAGCAGGTGTACCTTCAATGCATTCAGGAGTCCCGTCGCCGCCCCCGACGAACGTACCACCAGCAACTCAGGCAACACCGCCCACCCTTGACGCCACTCGCGTGGCTGCACTCGAAGGAAACGTCACTGCCTTGCAGAACACGGTCGACCTGATGGTCACCAACATGTCCGAGTTGCTGATCCTTCTCAAGGGCCCGAATCACGCATCGTCAAGTTCCATCCTGCCTTCTGCGCATGGGTCAACAGTTAACCCCACTCCATGGGTCCCGTCGACCCAGGTGTCGGAGGGAGATATCATGGTCATCCCTACGCCAACGGACAATCCGGCGCCCGCTCCTCCCTCGACGCACGTCCCAGCGGTCCACCCGGTTAACACTTCCATACTGTTATCTGCGGTTCCAGTAGCTGCCTCACTCCCGCCAATGACGATTCAAACCGGAGCCAACTGTATTCCTGCCACCTCCAATGCCCCTGCCGATCCCGGCCGTAATATACACTGCTCCTccgccgacggttttcccgACGTTGAGTGCCCTCGCTCCTACTCAAAGTTTAGAACCTTTTCCATTCCTAGCACCACAATCCCACATCAGCCTCCCGTACCAAGCCCCACCACCCATAAATATTCCTCCAtttga
- the LOC116199899 gene encoding uncharacterized protein LOC116199899, with translation MATKMKADSAQTKLRRGPSPSDLNKRVISKPSPSVRRENSPSSSLERPVPNYLKPTISFRPETAKTVKNNGPEKTPKPSLNRRRSFDRPLPAAASPVHKALSLGPRGRSLTIKPLSSASKSTESAKPMMDAKSKSMVKAVTSRPTVSKTTKKGPTDPIINRESESSNLVGHAGDHEIDAVTITEAQADDKAPVKEAADRCEKIEDHVDVSITPLESELTDYEDTGKSLNSECQDDVMLEHHQHVSATEKGEELPGEDVLEEKINEAKHHEQGDDNHQEVESSSDVGVTETEVHKKPEEPEQKEVLMVESFQGIKGDGESMDIEAVTKEDKEKSEANEGQEVHHEEGVTTRQIAVKLEEGANAMPLKNQKSMGKKDSPVSNDVIEETASKLLEKRKNKVRALVGAFETVISLQEPEA, from the coding sequence ATGGCAACGAAAATGAAGGCTGATAGTGCCCAGACGAAGCTAAGAAGGGGACCATCTCCTTCTGATCTAAATAAAAGGGTCATCAGTAAACCTTCTCCCTCAGTACGAAGAGAGAATTCGCCTAGCTCTTCACTGGAGAGGCCAGTTCCCAACTACCTAAAGCCAACCATAAGTTTCCGCCCTGAAACCGCAAAAACTGTGAAGAACAATGGTCCTGAGAAAACCCCGAAGCCATCTCTCAATAGAAGGAGATCCTTTGACAGGCCTCTTCCGGCAGCAGCTTCTCCAGTGCATAAGGCTCTCTCCTTGGGCCCACGAGGGAGGTCCCTGACGATCAAACCCTTGTCCTCTGCTTCCAAATCCACCGAGTCTGCGAAGCCGATGATGGATGCAAAGTCAAAGTCCATGGTTAAAGCAGTTACTTCGAGGCCCACGGTATCGAAAACTACGAAGAAAGGACCCACCGATCCAATCATTAATAGGGAAAGCGAGTCTAGCAATTTGGTCGGACATGCCGGAGATCATGAGATTGATGCTGTCACCATCACCGAGGCACAAGCTGATGATAAAGCACCAGTTAAAGAGGCCGCTGACCGCTGTGAGAAGATAGAGGATCATGTTGATGTTTCCATAACCCCACTAGAATCTGAACTGACAGACTATGAGGACACTGGAAAATCACTTAACAGTGAATGTCAAGATGACGTAATGCTTGAACATCATCAGCACGTGTCAGCAACTGAAAAAGGTGAAGAATTGCCTGGGGAAGATGTTCTCGAAGAAAAGATCAATGAGGCCAAACATCACGAGCAAGGAGATGACAATCACCAAGAAGTGGAAAGCAGTAGCGACGTGGGGGTTACTGAGACCGAGGTACATAAGAAACCAGAAGAGCCTGAACAGAAGGAAGTTCTGATGGTAGAAAGCTTCCAGGGTATCAAGGGTGATGGCGAATCCATGGACATTGAGGCCGTCACGAAGGAGGACAAAGAAAAGAGCGAAGCAAATGAAGGGCAGGAGGTGCACCACGAGGAAGGCGTCACCACGAGGCAAATCGCTGTGAAGCTTGAGGAAGGAGCAAATGCCATGCCATTAAAGAACCAGAAGAGTATGGGGAAGAAAGACTCACCTGTGTCCAATGATGTGATCGAGGAGACTGCGAGTAAGCTCctggagaagaggaagaacaaGGTGAGAGCATTGGTCGGGGCTTTCGAGACCGTCATTTCCTTGCAAGAACCCGAAGCCTGA